A region of Rhodoferax potami DNA encodes the following proteins:
- a CDS encoding type I secretion C-terminal target domain-containing protein, translating into MYQFLTAFSCHFHTARDNAQREVLRWGTGNTQSGYTLVDNTSFTSAAGSAVALNQLFQVGTFTHNNFPVGGSPLNFTDLTLSFNVVINGVTTNVPFTIRLDHTETPNTSTPTDDASRDIITLPTSSSTINIAGQNYVVNFNGFRDADGNLVTQIFTREQQASSFGIFASITTVEPLPTATGNVFAQGGADGLANSGVVWSGTSSFGSFVGNSDGTYTFTMNEATRGAIRTGDQLTATYNYTITDKDGDTSTNVLTLNLSGHQNLEGTAAANTLTGSDSVSDIIYGFAGNDTINGRAGNDVLIGGAGNDSLTGGTGSDTFKWSLNDQGTNATQAVDTITDFSAATFASGGDRIDLRDLLSGENSATLDKYLHFSTNGTETVLQISTSGAFTAGHSIGGTFADVTNNTVQRIVFSGVNLTAGFTTDQQLINDLISKGKLITD; encoded by the coding sequence GTGTATCAATTCCTCACCGCGTTCTCGTGTCATTTTCATACTGCGCGTGACAATGCCCAGCGCGAGGTGTTGCGGTGGGGTACGGGCAACACGCAATCGGGCTACACATTGGTGGACAACACCTCTTTCACTTCAGCGGCAGGTAGCGCTGTTGCGTTGAATCAGTTATTCCAAGTTGGCACTTTTACCCATAACAACTTCCCAGTTGGTGGAAGCCCACTTAACTTCACTGACCTGACATTGTCATTCAATGTAGTGATAAACGGAGTAACCACGAATGTGCCTTTCACCATTCGCCTAGACCATACGGAAACTCCAAACACCAGTACTCCAACGGATGATGCTTCCCGTGACATCATCACCCTACCTACCTCTAGCTCCACAATCAATATTGCAGGACAAAATTACGTCGTCAATTTCAATGGTTTCAGAGATGCAGACGGCAATTTGGTCACGCAAATCTTTACACGGGAACAACAGGCGTCCAGTTTTGGAATCTTCGCTTCGATCACTACCGTTGAACCATTGCCCACCGCAACCGGAAACGTCTTTGCTCAAGGTGGGGCAGACGGGTTGGCGAACTCCGGTGTCGTCTGGAGCGGCACAAGCAGCTTCGGTTCATTCGTTGGTAATAGTGACGGGACTTACACCTTCACAATGAATGAAGCGACACGTGGTGCCATCAGGACGGGTGATCAATTAACCGCCACCTACAACTACACCATTACAGATAAAGATGGAGATACATCCACGAATGTCTTGACATTGAATCTGAGCGGTCATCAAAACTTAGAAGGGACTGCCGCCGCGAATACTTTGACCGGCAGCGATTCCGTGAGCGATATTATTTATGGCTTTGCGGGTAATGACACGATAAACGGCAGAGCCGGTAATGATGTCTTAATTGGCGGAGCAGGGAACGATTCGCTCACAGGCGGAACAGGGTCAGATACTTTTAAGTGGTCTCTCAATGACCAAGGAACCAACGCTACTCAGGCCGTAGACACTATTACCGACTTCAGCGCTGCAACCTTTGCATCCGGCGGCGATCGTATTGACTTGCGTGATCTGTTATCGGGTGAAAACAGCGCGACTTTGGACAAGTACTTGCATTTCAGTACAAACGGTACTGAGACTGTGCTCCAAATCAGTACATCGGGCGCCTTCACTGCAGGGCATTCGATTGGAGGAACATTTGCGGATGTCACGAACAATACAGTCCAGCGAATCGTGTTCTCCGGTGTAAACCTTACGGCTGGGTTCACCACTGACCAGCAATTGATCAACGACTTGATTTCAAAAGGAAAGTTGATTACTGACTAA